The following are from one region of the Melospiza melodia melodia isolate bMelMel2 chromosome 16, bMelMel2.pri, whole genome shotgun sequence genome:
- the FAM199X gene encoding LOW QUALITY PROTEIN: protein FAM199X (The sequence of the model RefSeq protein was modified relative to this genomic sequence to represent the inferred CDS: substituted 1 base at 1 genomic stop codon), protein MAAPPTPCARGAPAAAXGAPPAPAPAAMTEEPYEKFLTPEEPCPLLSHQHPPRGGSLSLSEEGCLDVSDFGCQLSSCHRTDPLHRFHSNRWNLTSCGTSVASSECSEELFSSVSVGDQDDCYSLLDDQEFTSFDLFPEGSVCSDVSSSISTYWDWSDSEFEWQLPGSDIASGSDVLSDVIPSIPSSPCLLPKKKNKHRNLDELPWSAMTNDEQVEYIEYLSRKVSTEMGLREQLDIIKIIDPTAQISPTDSEFIIELNCLTDEKLKQVRNYIKEHGPRQRSARESWKRSSYSCASTSGVSGASGSSSSASMVSSASSSGSSVANSASNSSANMSRAHSDSNLSTSAAERIRDSKKRSKQRKLQQKALRKRQLKEQRQARKERLSGLFLNEEVLSLKVTEEDHEGDVDVLM, encoded by the exons ATGGCGGCGCCGCCGACGCCGTGTGCCCGaggcgctcccgccgccgcctgaggcgctccccccgcccccgcgcccgccgccatgACCGAGGAGCCGTACGAGAAGTTCCTGACCCCCGAGGAGCCGTGCCCGCTGCTCTCGCACCAGCACCCGCCGCGGGGCGGCAGCTTGAGCCTGAGCGAGGAGGGCTGCCTGGACGTCAGCGATTTCGGCTGCCAGCTGTCCTCCTGCCACCGCACCGACCCTCTGCACCGCTTCCACTCCAACAG GTGGAACTTGACATCTTGTGGGACGAGCGTGGCCAGCTCAGAGTGCAGCGAGGAGCTCTTCTCATCCGTGTCTGTGGGGGACCAGGATGATTGCTACTCTCTGCTGGATGACCAGGAGTTCACCTCTTTTGATCTGTTCCCCGAGGGCAGTGTCTGCAGTGATGTCTCCTCCTCTATCAGCACTTACTGGGATTGGTCAGACAGTGAGTTTGAGTGGCAG TTGCCTGGCAGCGACATTGCAAGTGGGAGTGATGTGCTCTCTGATGTTATACCGAGTATTCCGAGCTCTCCCTGTCTGCTtcccaaaaagaaaaacaagcacaGGAATCTTGATGAGCTTCCATGGAGTGCAATGACAAATGATGAACAG GTTGAATATATTGAATATTTAAGTCGCAAAGTCAGTACAGAGATGGGCCTTCGAGAGCAACTTgatattattaaaattattgaTCCTACTGCTCAGATCTCACCTACAGATAGTGAATTCATTATTGAATTGAACTGTCTCACAGATGAAAAACTGAAACAG GTAAGAAACTATATCAAGGAACACGGACCTCGGCAGCGGTCTGCAAGGGAGAGCTGGAAAAGGAGCAGCTACAGCTGTGCAAGCACCAGTGGTGTGAGTGGtgccagtggcagcagcagcagtgccagcatggtcagctcagccagcagcagcggctccagcgtTGCCAACTCCGCCTCCAACTCCAGTGCCAACATGAGCCGAGCGCACAGCGACAGCAATTTGTCCACAAGTGCTGCAGAGAGAATCCGGGATTCCAAA AAACGTTCCAAGCAGCGGAAACTTCAGCAAAAGGCCTTAAGGAAGAGACAGCTGAAAGAGCAAAGACAGGCTCGTAAGGAAAGACTGAGTGGATTATTTCTCAATGAGGAAGTGCTGTCTTTAAAAGTGACTGAGGAGGACCATGAAGGAGATGTGGATGTTTTAATGTGA